The proteins below are encoded in one region of Phormidium ambiguum IAM M-71:
- a CDS encoding Fur family transcriptional regulator, whose protein sequence is MSDLPNEGRLVNMQNQVTVKPIRSLEDALDKCQAMGMRLSRQRRFILELLWQEQEHLSAREIYNRLNQQGKDIGHTSVYQNLEALSAQGIIECIERSDGRLYGNISDSHSHVNCVDTNQILDVHIELPEEIIKLVEAQTGVKIIDYTINFFGYRAAESSES, encoded by the coding sequence ATGAGTGATTTACCTAATGAGGGAAGATTGGTAAATATGCAAAATCAAGTGACTGTTAAACCAATTAGGTCTTTAGAGGATGCCTTAGATAAGTGCCAAGCTATGGGGATGCGCTTGAGTCGTCAGCGTCGCTTTATTTTAGAATTGCTTTGGCAAGAACAAGAGCATCTGTCAGCCCGTGAGATTTATAATCGTTTAAATCAACAGGGAAAAGATATTGGTCATACTTCAGTCTATCAAAATTTAGAAGCTTTATCTGCTCAAGGAATTATTGAGTGCATAGAGCGATCGGATGGTCGTTTGTATGGCAATATTAGTGATTCTCACAGTCATGTTAATTGTGTGGACACGAATCAAATTTTGGACGTTCATATTGAATTACCAGAAGAGATTATTAAGTTAGTCGAAGCACAAACTGGGGTAAAAATTATTGATTACACGATTAACTTTTTTGGTTATCGTGCTGCGGAATCGTCAGAATCTTAA
- a CDS encoding pentapeptide repeat-containing protein encodes MSFSIRYWLTEHNIELSQLQTPEAQTAGIAFRMVQDMEVKSLTPFDISALTELLEQPLTIVWQQIEPISQLSVQLLRIWSRKRALKRNEGTWLAFQIAYIQAFQKILEQENILKRPWLDRASVPITATIDNPRLSTLSDPQLQALIKTLRPGRLTDTQAEQALSIIGESFLVQQMNNLAIAWFISNGLEEIPAKLIAQRLIYALPGHLLTVIAENPLPLAQLQRFVRLGNLANNIETPIITDSEELELLDHDHTFSVIPTPSPIIPTRIDLLRENYRASLLKDLSEPLLGELFALKDIFVNPKATPVETELETKLRYTTEGNSFNPPTNSASAVDLMEWSMNQLSQLDSVAIIEGESGSGKTSFCQMWAAKIAQETYPSWMPIVIRLRDATLGRSLTQTLDSAFPLAQFTCADGWLSPQNPPCLLILDGLDELPASPVAERQFSAFFDQVKDFQRQFSGASGRPRHKIFITCRSAILRNLAHSLPASFERMAITQLDQEQLKEWFKRWSKLQSKSLAQAFFTFLKQSGVFQFRLEVKSFATLAHQPLKLLLIGILYRCGRIDESLLPMGRLSQLRFEIYDRLCRWLLGESPDGMSPGDQVAKLGDSLSSTCRSSEAIANLLQGRTPEELRQLMQTGALTLLHSGRYSHPLTQELTTKITEKIEENNGVNFADYLLPNYPLPPFYFHYFDSIHSSNGSSETKEIFVEFSHSRLGEYLCAEAIAQQLKLITQKVADAYGETIFTLNSPASVAQHLYNLLGFGIISPEIEELIGERLRREEARSPESFSFQVLTERLYSFYRSYSRGRWLDEGIAHNARSHFKSLGNTLNVLQIDAAVGLNVFLLLCTCQREGQVPFWPCGDPAFPEEFDPDQLLTLIGRTAVLSPIAFWERSRHSLMLLNFAGACLQNAMLSEANFWRSNFFGAELVGADLSKANLQEANLSWANLSGTNLSGANLSAANLTGANLTGANLTGANLQLASLTNACLFEAKMEQEIRDLAEKSGALFSIQQYQACQLALANLDTSMRRNITSSANITFETVQPDSTLLVINDDSGDRTLIAHETDLDNDETMYLE; translated from the coding sequence TCCAAATTGCTTATATTCAAGCTTTTCAGAAGATTTTAGAACAGGAGAATATTCTCAAACGACCTTGGTTAGATCGAGCAAGTGTACCGATTACCGCAACGATTGATAATCCCCGGCTATCTACTTTATCCGATCCTCAGTTACAAGCTTTAATTAAAACCCTGCGTCCGGGGAGACTGACAGATACCCAAGCGGAACAAGCACTTTCCATAATTGGGGAATCTTTTTTAGTTCAACAGATGAATAATTTAGCGATCGCTTGGTTTATCAGCAATGGCTTGGAAGAAATTCCCGCTAAACTGATCGCCCAACGTTTAATATACGCGCTTCCCGGACATTTGCTTACAGTAATTGCTGAAAATCCTCTACCTCTAGCACAATTACAAAGATTTGTCCGTTTAGGTAATTTAGCCAATAACATCGAAACCCCGATTATCACTGACAGCGAAGAATTAGAACTTCTCGATCACGATCATACTTTTTCTGTTATTCCTACTCCCAGTCCAATTATTCCTACTCGCATTGATTTACTGCGAGAGAACTATCGCGCTAGTTTACTAAAAGATTTATCAGAACCGCTTTTAGGAGAACTATTTGCTTTAAAAGATATTTTTGTCAATCCAAAAGCTACACCAGTAGAAACAGAATTAGAAACAAAGTTACGCTACACAACCGAAGGAAATTCTTTTAATCCCCCAACTAATTCTGCTTCAGCAGTTGATTTAATGGAATGGTCAATGAATCAATTGTCGCAATTGGATAGTGTTGCCATTATTGAAGGTGAAAGTGGTTCTGGGAAAACTAGTTTCTGTCAAATGTGGGCGGCGAAAATTGCTCAAGAAACTTATCCTTCTTGGATGCCGATCGTAATTCGATTGCGCGATGCTACTTTAGGGAGAAGTTTAACCCAAACTCTTGATAGTGCTTTTCCTTTAGCTCAATTTACTTGTGCTGATGGTTGGCTTTCTCCCCAAAATCCTCCCTGTTTGTTAATTTTAGATGGCTTGGATGAGTTACCAGCTTCACCTGTTGCGGAACGCCAATTTTCGGCTTTTTTCGATCAAGTAAAAGATTTTCAACGTCAGTTTTCTGGTGCTTCTGGACGACCTCGCCACAAAATTTTTATTACTTGTCGATCGGCAATTTTGCGGAATTTAGCTCATAGTTTACCCGCTTCTTTTGAGCGGATGGCAATTACGCAATTAGACCAAGAACAACTGAAAGAATGGTTTAAACGTTGGTCTAAGTTGCAATCTAAATCTTTAGCTCAAGCTTTCTTTACTTTTTTAAAGCAAAGTGGTGTATTTCAATTCCGTTTGGAAGTCAAAAGTTTTGCGACATTAGCCCATCAACCTTTAAAATTACTATTGATCGGAATTTTATATCGCTGTGGCAGAATTGATGAAAGTTTATTGCCAATGGGCAGACTTTCGCAATTACGATTTGAAATTTACGATCGCCTTTGTCGTTGGTTACTAGGTGAATCTCCCGATGGAATGTCTCCCGGAGATCAAGTAGCCAAGCTTGGTGATAGTTTGTCTAGTACTTGTCGCTCTTCAGAAGCGATCGCTAATTTACTCCAAGGACGCACACCTGAAGAATTGCGGCAATTAATGCAAACAGGTGCTTTAACATTGCTTCACAGCGGTCGTTACTCTCACCCATTAACTCAAGAATTAACCACAAAAATTACCGAAAAAATAGAAGAAAATAATGGAGTTAATTTTGCGGATTACTTACTTCCTAATTACCCATTACCACCTTTTTATTTCCATTATTTTGATTCCATTCATTCTAGTAATGGCAGTTCTGAAACAAAAGAAATTTTTGTCGAGTTTTCCCATTCTAGATTAGGAGAATATCTCTGCGCGGAAGCGATCGCACAACAATTAAAATTGATTACCCAAAAAGTTGCTGATGCTTACGGAGAAACAATTTTTACTCTGAACTCTCCCGCTAGCGTTGCTCAGCATCTTTATAACTTATTAGGATTTGGCATTATTAGCCCAGAAATCGAAGAATTAATTGGCGAAAGGTTACGTCGAGAAGAAGCACGCAGTCCCGAATCTTTTTCTTTTCAAGTACTTACAGAACGCCTTTATAGTTTCTATCGTTCCTATAGTCGCGGTCGCTGGTTAGATGAAGGAATCGCTCACAACGCACGTTCCCATTTTAAATCTTTAGGTAATACTTTAAACGTTCTCCAAATAGATGCTGCTGTCGGATTGAATGTATTTCTCTTATTATGTACTTGTCAAAGAGAAGGACAAGTTCCATTTTGGCCATGTGGAGATCCCGCATTTCCTGAAGAATTCGATCCCGATCAATTACTAACTTTAATTGGGCGAACTGCGGTGTTATCTCCGATCGCCTTTTGGGAGCGATCGCGCCACAGCTTAATGTTACTTAATTTTGCCGGAGCTTGTCTGCAAAATGCTATGCTTTCCGAAGCTAATTTTTGGCGTAGTAACTTTTTTGGCGCAGAATTAGTCGGCGCAGATTTATCTAAAGCTAATTTACAAGAAGCTAATCTTTCTTGGGCAAATCTATCTGGAACTAATTTGTCTGGTGCAAATCTTTCTGCGGCAAATCTCACAGGCGCAAATCTCACAGGCGCAAATCTCACAGGCGCAAATCTGCAACTAGCAAGTTTAACCAATGCTTGTTTGTTTGAAGCCAAAATGGAGCAAGAAATTCGAGATTTAGCAGAAAAAAGTGGCGCTTTGTTCTCCATTCAGCAATATCAAGCTTGTCAACTAGCTTTAGCTAACTTAGATACAAGTATGCGACGTAACATCACCTCAAGCGCTAATATAACTTTTGAAACAGTACAGCCTGATTCAACTTTATTAGTAATTAATGATGACTCAGGCGATCGGACTCTCATTGCCCACGAAACTGATTTAGATAACGATGAAACAATGTATTTGGAATAA